In Bradyrhizobium sp. CCBAU 051011, the following are encoded in one genomic region:
- a CDS encoding dihydrodipicolinate synthase family protein, with amino-acid sequence MTSTAQRPYRGVFPVAPTIFDERGELDLAGQRRCIDFMIDAGSNGLCILANFSEQFVLTDAEREQVMHAVLEHVAGRVPVIVTTTHFGSRICAERSRQAQDAGAAMVMIMPPYHGATFRVPEKAIFDFYRTVSDAIDIPIMIQDAPVAGTPLSVDLLARMAREISNIRYFKIEVPMAAAKLRDLIAAGGDSIEGPWDGEEAITLMADLDAGATGAMTGGGYPDGIRQIIDPYLAGRRDEAMAAYARWLPLINYENRQCGLQAAKILMKEGGVIGSDAVRHPLQRVHPAARAGLIEIARQLDPVVLRWGR; translated from the coding sequence ATGACCTCGACTGCACAACGGCCCTATCGTGGTGTTTTCCCCGTCGCTCCCACCATTTTCGACGAGCGGGGCGAGCTCGATCTTGCGGGGCAACGGCGCTGCATCGATTTCATGATCGATGCCGGCTCGAACGGGCTGTGCATTCTGGCCAATTTCTCCGAGCAGTTCGTGCTGACCGATGCCGAGCGCGAACAGGTGATGCACGCGGTGCTGGAGCACGTTGCCGGCCGCGTGCCGGTGATCGTGACGACGACGCATTTCGGCTCGCGCATCTGCGCCGAGCGCAGCCGCCAGGCGCAAGACGCAGGCGCCGCGATGGTCATGATCATGCCGCCCTATCACGGCGCCACTTTCCGCGTACCGGAAAAGGCAATCTTCGACTTCTATCGCACCGTGTCCGACGCGATCGATATCCCGATCATGATCCAGGATGCTCCCGTTGCCGGGACGCCGCTTTCGGTCGATCTGCTGGCGCGGATGGCGCGGGAAATTTCCAACATCCGCTATTTCAAGATCGAAGTGCCGATGGCGGCGGCGAAGCTGCGCGATCTCATCGCCGCCGGCGGCGACAGCATCGAAGGGCCCTGGGACGGCGAGGAAGCCATCACGCTGATGGCCGATCTCGACGCCGGGGCGACCGGCGCCATGACGGGAGGCGGCTATCCTGATGGCATCAGGCAGATCATCGATCCCTATCTCGCGGGGCGCCGCGACGAAGCGATGGCGGCCTATGCCCGCTGGCTGCCGCTGATCAATTACGAAAACCGCCAGTGCGGCTTGCAGGCCGCAAAAATCCTGATGAAGGAAGGCGGCGTGATCGGCTCGGACGCGGTTCGTCATCCCCTGCAAAGGGTTCACCCAGCAGCCCGCGCCGGTCTCATCGAAATCGCCCGCCAGCTCGATCCCGTGGTGTTGCGCTGGGGACGGTAG
- a CDS encoding type I secretion system permease/ATPase has product MWGWDDRPGGAGSSRLIQYDEATASTAKIIPLRPWFDPPPSRAEESLVKFADENSGAAEARTVAKTAEPSLRVVAETQAKPDAKTEAKVEAKTEAKTPPPGSTVVIEQTVPAPPLRTGGDKDGGGSSGRGGGGGGGGGSNSPPLHRRSSDNEFRDVLGSGLANARRNLVTVGLFSVAVNLLVLAIPIYLFNMSDRVLTSRSTDTLVMLTIIVVIAIGAHVLMDMMRRIILMRVAVETEAKLGGPVLSAAAKSAQSGSSREFQTLADLQHLRAFITGPVLLTMFDTPVAPVYFAVVFLIHPHLGFIVLGSGVALVIVALLNQRVTAAPFNQANNYGARANLTAESMARNAQVINAMGMIPEGVQVWGRETVESLKAQVIGQDRNILMTGVSKFLRLCTQIAILGWGAWLALEAHITSGMVIAASIVASRALAPLEGTIEGWRSFVQARSAYARIRALLLNSPLNLERLRLPRPAGYLNVERILYVPPPNKKVILNGISFQLKPGESLAIVGDSGTGKTMLARMLVGSIIPTAGSVRLDMMDLRNWDPRQFGESVGYLPQDVQLFPATIKANIGRMRDDARDEDVFDAAETADVHEMISSFAQGYETIVGMDGSPLSGGQRQRIGLARAFYGNPRLIVLDEPNSNLDANGERALAKALVRAKEKQITVVTITQRAALLMSVDKIMILHQGAVQAFGSRDEIIPMIAGRKPNNTPMGPDNPPSLN; this is encoded by the coding sequence TGTGGCCGAGACCCAAGCCAAGCCTGACGCGAAAACTGAAGCCAAGGTTGAGGCCAAGACGGAAGCCAAGACCCCGCCGCCGGGATCCACCGTTGTGATCGAGCAGACGGTTCCGGCTCCTCCACTGCGCACCGGAGGTGACAAGGACGGTGGCGGCTCTTCAGGCCGCGGAGGCGGCGGCGGTGGAGGCGGGGGTAGTAACTCGCCGCCCCTGCATAGGCGTTCCAGCGACAATGAATTCAGGGACGTGCTCGGCAGCGGTCTGGCGAACGCCCGCCGTAACCTGGTGACCGTCGGGTTGTTCTCGGTTGCGGTCAACCTGCTGGTGCTCGCCATTCCGATCTACCTGTTCAACATGTCCGATCGCGTGCTGACCAGCCGCAGCACGGACACGCTGGTGATGCTGACGATCATCGTGGTCATCGCGATCGGGGCCCATGTGCTGATGGACATGATGCGACGCATCATCCTGATGCGGGTTGCGGTCGAGACCGAAGCTAAATTGGGCGGACCCGTGCTGAGCGCTGCTGCCAAATCCGCGCAGAGTGGATCCAGCCGCGAATTCCAGACGCTGGCCGACCTGCAGCACCTCCGCGCGTTTATTACCGGTCCGGTATTGCTGACGATGTTCGATACGCCGGTCGCGCCGGTCTATTTCGCTGTCGTGTTTCTGATCCATCCGCATCTCGGATTCATCGTGCTGGGCTCAGGCGTCGCGCTGGTTATCGTGGCGCTGTTGAACCAGCGCGTCACAGCGGCCCCGTTCAACCAGGCCAACAACTATGGCGCCAGGGCCAACCTGACGGCGGAATCGATGGCCCGCAATGCCCAGGTCATCAATGCGATGGGCATGATCCCGGAAGGCGTCCAGGTATGGGGCCGCGAAACCGTGGAGTCGCTAAAGGCACAGGTGATCGGACAGGATCGCAACATCCTGATGACGGGGGTGTCGAAGTTCCTGCGGCTGTGCACCCAGATCGCCATCCTGGGTTGGGGCGCGTGGCTGGCGCTGGAGGCCCATATCACCAGCGGCATGGTGATTGCGGCCTCGATCGTGGCGAGCCGCGCATTGGCGCCGCTGGAAGGTACCATCGAAGGCTGGCGCAGCTTCGTACAGGCACGTTCGGCCTATGCCCGCATCAGGGCGCTGCTCTTGAACTCGCCGCTCAACTTGGAGCGGCTCCGCCTGCCGCGTCCCGCGGGATATCTCAACGTCGAGCGCATTCTTTACGTGCCGCCACCGAACAAGAAGGTGATCCTGAACGGGATCAGCTTTCAGTTGAAGCCGGGGGAATCGCTTGCCATCGTCGGAGACTCCGGCACCGGGAAAACCATGTTGGCCCGCATGCTGGTCGGATCCATCATTCCGACAGCCGGCAGTGTCAGACTGGACATGATGGATCTGCGCAACTGGGATCCGCGCCAGTTTGGCGAGAGCGTCGGCTACCTGCCGCAGGATGTGCAATTGTTCCCGGCCACCATCAAGGCCAACATCGGCCGGATGCGCGACGACGCACGTGACGAGGATGTGTTCGATGCCGCCGAGACCGCCGATGTGCATGAGATGATCTCGAGCTTCGCCCAGGGCTATGAGACCATCGTCGGGATGGATGGAAGTCCGCTGTCGGGCGGCCAACGGCAACGGATCGGATTGGCCCGCGCGTTCTACGGCAATCCGCGTCTGATCGTACTCGACGAGCCCAACTCGAATCTGGATGCCAATGGTGAGCGGGCGCTCGCCAAGGCGCTGGTACGTGCCAAGGAAAAACAGATCACGGTGGTGACGATCACCCAGCGCGCGGCCCTGCTGATGAGCGTCGACAAGATCATGATCCTGCACCAGGGCGCGGTGCAGGCTTTCGGCAGCCGTGACGAGATCATTCCGATGATTGCCGGACGCAAGCCGAACAACACCCCGATGGGACCGGATAATCCGCCATCGTTGAATTGA
- a CDS encoding DUF3750 domain-containing protein — protein MVIFLLLVLVPVAVSAVKYLLGDRRENWQTADRSSAGLLPKASEHADAVIRVFAARTVRWRGIFAVHTWIVVKERGASRYSRYDYTAWGEPIRIDGFQADGRWFGAIPETVVSVDGPKAEALIPKIRSVIETYRFRANGDYSAWPGPNSNTFIQAILNAVPELEAVLPPTAIGKDYPYHGDWVGFTPSRTGVFASLGGYLGLTIGWIEGFELNLFGGVLGFDIRRPALKLPGVGRLGLQAGP, from the coding sequence CTGGTCATTTTTCTGCTCCTCGTGCTCGTTCCCGTGGCTGTTTCCGCCGTGAAATATCTGCTCGGCGACAGGCGTGAGAACTGGCAGACGGCGGACCGTTCAAGCGCCGGGCTGCTTCCCAAGGCCTCTGAGCATGCGGATGCCGTCATCCGGGTTTTCGCGGCAAGGACCGTACGCTGGCGCGGGATATTCGCGGTTCACACCTGGATCGTGGTGAAGGAGCGCGGCGCCAGCCGTTACAGCCGCTATGATTACACGGCCTGGGGCGAGCCGATCCGGATCGACGGATTTCAGGCCGACGGACGCTGGTTTGGCGCGATCCCCGAAACCGTCGTCAGCGTCGACGGTCCGAAGGCGGAAGCGCTCATTCCCAAAATCCGCTCGGTCATCGAAACCTACAGGTTTCGCGCCAATGGGGATTACAGCGCCTGGCCTGGTCCGAACTCCAACACTTTCATCCAGGCGATCCTGAACGCCGTTCCGGAACTCGAAGCCGTGCTGCCGCCGACTGCGATCGGCAAGGATTACCCTTACCATGGCGACTGGGTCGGCTTCACGCCATCGCGCACCGGCGTGTTTGCTTCGCTCGGAGGTTATCTCGGGCTGACGATCGGATGGATCGAGGGGTTCGAGCTCAATCTCTTCGGCGGCGTCCTCGGCTTCGACATCCGCCGCCCCGCATTGAAACTGCCCGGCGTCGGTCGGCTGGGTCTGCAGGCCGGTCCGTAA
- a CDS encoding endonuclease/exonuclease/phosphatase family protein — protein MTATLRIMTWNVHGIFHLNPGFDLDGVCSVIRHWSPDVVALQEVDSRGRTDDPFALLAKAVGDHSVDARSIVTQDGDYGQVLLSRWPFAEPPTISDVSYQEREPRRAIAARILSDFGEMKVIATHLGLSIHERHAQAHALVDLVQPTRTIVLGDFNDWFWVKSVRGVLARICPVRTRLRTFPARLPMMRLDRIYASRDLIIRSAWTDRKARAYSDHLPVIADVMFPD, from the coding sequence GTGACGGCTACGCTGCGCATCATGACGTGGAACGTGCACGGCATCTTCCACCTCAATCCGGGTTTCGATCTGGACGGCGTTTGTTCCGTCATCCGCCACTGGTCGCCTGATGTGGTGGCGCTGCAGGAAGTCGATTCACGCGGACGAACCGACGACCCCTTTGCCCTTCTCGCGAAGGCCGTCGGCGACCACAGCGTCGACGCAAGATCGATTGTCACGCAGGACGGCGACTACGGACAGGTGCTGTTGAGCCGCTGGCCCTTCGCCGAGCCGCCAACAATCTCCGACGTCTCCTATCAGGAGCGCGAGCCCCGCCGCGCCATCGCCGCGCGCATATTGTCGGACTTCGGGGAGATGAAGGTCATTGCCACCCATCTCGGCTTGAGCATTCATGAACGGCATGCTCAGGCGCACGCTTTGGTCGACCTGGTGCAGCCGACGCGAACGATCGTGCTCGGCGATTTCAACGACTGGTTCTGGGTGAAGTCGGTGCGGGGCGTGCTGGCGCGGATCTGCCCGGTCCGGACGCGGCTACGGACGTTTCCCGCAAGATTGCCGATGATGCGGCTGGACCGGATCTACGCCTCGCGCGATCTGATCATCCGCTCGGCCTGGACCGATCGCAAGGCCCGCGCCTATTCGGACCATCTGCCCGTGATCGCCGACGTCATGTTTCCGGACTGA
- a CDS encoding HlyD family type I secretion periplasmic adaptor subunit, which translates to MANRKIADRSAESEGTWYDSLPRSTKLPTAAGALIMAVVLMGFGVWGNMAPIAGAVVASGVFVVTGQNKIIQHLEGGMIREIYVREGDTVEAGQILLELDDTAARAELQRLFLRRIRLTAMDARLTAEMKEDPEITLPAEVGKWLTSSPEVKEIVDSQQMTFTARRNNLSSDIKSIQESINALEERIRGSRVQLEAVHRQIVLLDEEIATKDKLVQAGLVRKPELMVLQRSKANLEGEVGRIMGDIGDAKERIARALEQINGVRKTAIKTAVEQMHEIRGELADVRERMLSAKGVLDRVRVTAPVSGVVVKLRYHTRGGVVEAGKNIMELLPLKDELIIEARLRPQDIDHVKYGQTAMVRLTALNQRITPMVSGDVVYLSADTLADEKKSQQVGPTDIYLVRVRLNGEESRNVPNFSPTPGMPAEVYIKTSERTFFQYIVRPIHDSMTRAFRER; encoded by the coding sequence ATGGCCAACAGGAAGATTGCGGACCGCTCCGCGGAATCAGAGGGCACCTGGTACGATTCGCTGCCGCGATCGACCAAGCTGCCAACCGCTGCCGGGGCGCTGATAATGGCAGTGGTGCTGATGGGATTCGGTGTCTGGGGCAACATGGCGCCGATCGCCGGTGCCGTGGTCGCCTCCGGCGTATTCGTCGTGACCGGACAGAACAAGATCATCCAGCATCTCGAAGGTGGAATGATCCGCGAAATCTACGTGCGCGAAGGCGACACGGTAGAAGCCGGACAAATCTTGCTCGAGCTCGACGACACCGCGGCGCGCGCGGAGTTGCAGCGCTTGTTCTTGCGCCGCATCAGACTGACGGCGATGGATGCCAGGCTGACTGCCGAGATGAAGGAGGATCCGGAGATCACGCTTCCTGCCGAAGTCGGCAAATGGCTGACCAGTTCACCCGAGGTGAAGGAAATCGTGGACAGCCAGCAGATGACGTTCACGGCGCGCCGCAACAATCTCAGCAGCGACATCAAGAGCATCCAGGAGAGCATCAACGCCCTGGAGGAGAGAATCCGGGGATCGCGGGTGCAGCTCGAGGCCGTGCATCGCCAGATCGTTCTGCTCGACGAGGAAATCGCCACCAAGGACAAGCTGGTGCAGGCCGGGCTGGTGCGCAAGCCCGAGCTGATGGTGCTGCAGCGTTCCAAGGCCAATCTGGAAGGCGAAGTCGGCCGCATCATGGGCGACATCGGCGATGCCAAGGAGCGCATCGCTCGCGCGCTCGAGCAGATCAATGGCGTGCGCAAGACCGCGATCAAGACTGCGGTCGAGCAGATGCACGAGATCCGCGGCGAATTGGCCGACGTCCGCGAGCGAATGCTGAGCGCCAAGGGCGTACTGGATCGTGTCCGTGTCACGGCGCCGGTCAGCGGCGTCGTGGTGAAGCTGCGCTATCACACGCGGGGCGGGGTGGTCGAGGCCGGCAAGAACATCATGGAGCTGTTGCCCTTGAAGGACGAACTCATCATCGAGGCGCGATTGCGGCCGCAGGACATCGACCACGTCAAGTACGGGCAAACCGCGATGGTGCGGTTGACGGCGCTGAACCAGCGCATCACGCCGATGGTCTCCGGAGATGTCGTGTACCTGTCGGCCGATACGCTTGCGGACGAAAAGAAGTCCCAACAGGTCGGGCCGACCGACATCTATCTCGTCCGCGTCAGGCTCAACGGCGAGGAGAGCAGGAATGTTCCGAATTTCAGTCCGACGCCCGGCATGCCGGCCGAGGTCTACATCAAGACATCGGAGCGAACTTTCTTCCAGTACATCGTCAGGCCGATCCACGACAGCATGACGCGCGCATTCCGGGAGCGCTAG
- a CDS encoding YihY/virulence factor BrkB family protein, giving the protein MSNLSYVHDTTPEPARREPDASASSDDQGRGRRAVSPWQIPWRGWKDILIRTYQQVSEDRVLAVAAGVVFYGLLALFPAITALVSSYALFADASTINDHMTMLAGILPEGALGIVRDQVERVLAQGEVRLGLAFLFSFLLAVWSANGGLKAIMDALNVVYDEDEKRGFFKLNAVSLALTFGGLVAVLLAIGSVVALPIVLSTIGLGAVTDALFRFGRWPVLVLTMLLGLAVLYRFGPSRRAAQWRWLTVGSVLATLAWLAGSALLSFYLANYANYDATYGSLGAAIGLMMWMWMSTIVVLFGAELNSEIEHQTAVDSTEGGNKPLGRRGATMADTIGEAKS; this is encoded by the coding sequence ATGAGCAATCTGAGTTACGTGCACGACACGACGCCTGAACCGGCGCGGCGCGAGCCGGACGCTTCAGCGTCGTCAGACGATCAGGGCCGCGGCCGCCGTGCGGTATCGCCGTGGCAAATTCCCTGGAGGGGTTGGAAGGACATCCTGATCCGGACCTACCAGCAGGTCAGCGAGGACCGCGTTCTCGCGGTCGCCGCGGGCGTCGTCTTCTATGGGCTGCTCGCGCTGTTCCCGGCGATTACCGCCCTCGTCTCGTCCTATGCACTTTTCGCCGATGCAAGCACGATCAACGACCACATGACGATGCTTGCGGGCATCTTGCCGGAAGGCGCTCTCGGCATCGTCAGGGATCAGGTCGAACGGGTGCTGGCCCAGGGTGAGGTCAGGCTCGGACTAGCCTTTCTGTTCTCCTTCCTGCTTGCCGTGTGGAGCGCCAATGGCGGGCTGAAGGCCATCATGGATGCGCTCAATGTCGTCTATGACGAGGACGAGAAGCGTGGTTTCTTCAAGCTCAACGCGGTTTCCCTCGCGTTGACCTTTGGCGGACTTGTTGCGGTACTTCTCGCCATCGGCTCCGTAGTCGCACTCCCGATCGTTCTGTCAACCATCGGGCTCGGGGCCGTTACCGATGCTCTGTTCCGGTTCGGACGATGGCCCGTTCTGGTCCTGACCATGCTTCTGGGCCTCGCCGTGCTCTATCGGTTCGGACCAAGCCGCCGCGCGGCGCAATGGCGGTGGCTGACCGTCGGCAGCGTGCTTGCAACGCTCGCGTGGCTTGCCGGCTCTGCCTTGCTGTCGTTCTATCTTGCCAATTACGCCAATTACGACGCGACCTACGGTTCGCTCGGCGCGGCTATCGGCTTGATGATGTGGATGTGGATGTCGACGATCGTCGTGTTGTTCGGCGCTGAACTCAATTCGGAGATCGAGCATCAGACCGCAGTCGACAGCACCGAGGGCGGAAACAAGCCACTGGGTCGACGCGGCGCGACGATGGCGGACACGATCGGGGAAGCGAAATCTTAA
- a CDS encoding VTT domain-containing protein — MREALLLATRQVYIIGWDIHSLTRFVGPSGHADDGYPEGLGAFLKALLKAKPELRINILSWNFPALYAAEREWNSAAKFTAEASDRLCFCFDSSLPLGSAQHQKIVVIDGALAFSGGLDLTIRRWDTSEHKTHHPLRTDPDGKPYPPFHDVQCMVDGEAAASLTEVVENRWRAAGCTVETSEAVAGDRWPTSVPVQCRGMTVGIARTEIATASDNGVNEVARLFEASINAADRFIYIENQFTSATDIARLLAQRMLDVPQLRVLIVTPKMHSSWFESQAMQSGRGGFIAAFVAAGVMDRIRFLYPSTQEGDEAAAVMVHSKVMIVDDRILRVGSANLNNRSMGADTECDLAFEATSEAHLKCIARLRRQLIGHFCGVDEREIASNEADLFGYLDRLAEGGGAKSLRPIDPAATAGSMATMVQPVADPREPLHLDRAATRMWTPRTILAVSGLAAALAGLALAWQYTSLRDFTDVGFVSSVISQPARSQFAPLFAIAAFVVGGLVVFPVLVLIAATSAALGPWMGFFSAGAGVLLSALTLFSIGRVLGQARLQRLLGRRAARVQGRIIGKGVVAVAMIRMVPIAPFSIVNVVAGASKLSLRDFLLGTVLGMAPGIAVMAALGAQIADLARNASWTNALLLALAILAWIALCLGVQFLVTWMAGRRP; from the coding sequence TTGCGGGAAGCGCTGCTGCTCGCGACGCGGCAGGTCTACATCATCGGCTGGGACATCCACAGCCTGACCCGCTTTGTCGGGCCTTCCGGGCACGCCGATGATGGTTATCCGGAAGGACTCGGGGCGTTTCTGAAAGCGCTCTTGAAGGCGAAGCCCGAACTGCGCATCAACATCCTGAGCTGGAATTTTCCGGCGCTGTATGCGGCGGAGCGGGAGTGGAATTCGGCCGCCAAATTCACCGCGGAAGCATCGGACCGGCTCTGCTTCTGTTTCGATTCCAGTCTTCCTCTGGGGTCAGCGCAACATCAGAAAATCGTCGTCATCGACGGCGCGCTGGCGTTTTCCGGCGGCCTCGATCTCACGATCCGGCGCTGGGACACCAGCGAGCACAAAACCCATCACCCGCTGCGGACCGATCCCGACGGCAAGCCGTATCCGCCGTTTCACGACGTGCAATGCATGGTGGATGGCGAAGCCGCGGCCAGTCTGACGGAAGTGGTGGAGAACCGGTGGCGGGCCGCCGGCTGTACCGTCGAAACTTCAGAGGCGGTCGCGGGCGACCGCTGGCCGACCTCGGTGCCGGTACAATGCCGGGGCATGACGGTCGGCATTGCCCGCACTGAGATCGCGACCGCAAGCGATAACGGCGTCAACGAGGTCGCGCGGCTGTTCGAGGCCTCGATCAACGCCGCCGATCGTTTCATCTATATCGAAAACCAGTTCACCAGCGCCACCGACATCGCGCGCCTGTTGGCGCAGCGGATGCTGGACGTGCCACAGCTTCGCGTCCTGATCGTCACGCCGAAGATGCATTCGTCCTGGTTCGAATCGCAGGCGATGCAGAGCGGCCGCGGCGGATTCATCGCGGCATTCGTGGCGGCCGGCGTCATGGACCGGATCCGCTTTCTCTATCCATCGACGCAGGAAGGGGACGAAGCCGCCGCCGTCATGGTGCACAGCAAGGTGATGATCGTCGACGACCGCATCCTGCGCGTCGGCTCGGCCAACCTCAACAATCGCTCGATGGGGGCGGACACCGAATGCGATCTCGCGTTCGAAGCCACGTCCGAGGCGCATCTCAAATGTATCGCCCGGCTTCGTCGTCAACTGATCGGCCATTTCTGCGGCGTCGACGAACGGGAAATCGCAAGCAACGAAGCTGACCTGTTCGGATATCTGGATCGTCTGGCCGAAGGTGGCGGCGCGAAATCGTTGCGGCCGATCGATCCGGCCGCGACAGCCGGCAGCATGGCGACCATGGTGCAGCCGGTCGCCGATCCCAGGGAGCCGCTTCATCTCGACCGTGCCGCGACGCGCATGTGGACGCCGAGAACGATTTTGGCCGTATCCGGATTGGCCGCGGCGCTCGCCGGCCTCGCGCTGGCCTGGCAGTATACATCGCTGCGCGATTTCACCGATGTCGGCTTCGTCTCCTCGGTCATTTCGCAGCCTGCGCGGTCGCAATTCGCGCCGCTGTTCGCGATTGCCGCCTTCGTGGTCGGTGGGCTGGTGGTGTTTCCCGTGCTGGTTCTGATCGCCGCGACATCGGCGGCGCTCGGGCCCTGGATGGGGTTCTTCAGCGCCGGCGCCGGCGTGCTGCTCAGCGCGCTCACACTGTTTTCGATCGGCCGCGTGCTGGGTCAGGCGCGGTTGCAGCGGCTGCTCGGCCGGCGGGCTGCAAGGGTTCAGGGCCGCATCATCGGCAAGGGGGTCGTTGCGGTGGCCATGATCCGGATGGTGCCGATCGCCCCGTTCTCGATCGTCAACGTGGTAGCGGGCGCCAGCAAGCTGAGCCTGCGCGATTTCCTGCTTGGCACCGTGCTGGGTATGGCGCCGGGGATCGCCGTGATGGCTGCGCTCGGCGCGCAGATCGCAGATCTCGCCCGAAATGCCTCATGGACGAATGCGCTGCTGCTGGCGCTGGCAATCCTGGCCTGGATCGCGCTGTGCCTTGGCGTCCAGTTCCTGGTGACGTGGATGGCGGGACGACGACCGTGA
- a CDS encoding GNAT family N-acetyltransferase, whose amino-acid sequence MHIDIIEDLPSLARLEDNWNAVYDEDPEAQIFLSWKWLHGWLSCIHGPWFILAAKAGKAADLPYVAFFPLRLQTTIEDADIIHDMRMAGNFGADYTGIVCRPEVENKVLPAFARYVRHMNWARLNLDNLRMSERRVRLLLACFPKASFRYREANAVNKVDGIDNSLCPYVTLPGDWNAYLETLSTNTRQKIRRLLKQIDAPGEYRISVSTSETFEQDLKTLLRFWETKWRLRKGDRTDSLVRSNGAMLTRSFQSGLVYLPTFWHGERAVAALATLVDPRKRTFSFYMTGRDETFEGPPAGVILHAFSIRHAIANGFCEYDFLRGNEPYKYSFGCAERKIRNTILETRDGRNLRTGIDPRSIPDVLQKATELHRKGKIAEAEMGYRRILAAQPKHADALHRLGQLLAAKADFVAAKRVFRTLTAVRPGAAKAWQCLGQVCESLGEHEQALRQYLEFMRLLPDSPDGFVAVARCMAKLGRIAEINAALLAAIEPASGPSVRKWRDWRSIPDRQAPERSISA is encoded by the coding sequence GTGCATATCGACATCATCGAAGACCTGCCGTCGCTGGCCAGGCTCGAGGACAACTGGAACGCCGTTTACGACGAGGATCCCGAGGCCCAGATATTCCTGTCGTGGAAGTGGCTGCACGGCTGGCTGTCCTGCATCCATGGGCCGTGGTTCATTCTGGCGGCAAAGGCCGGCAAGGCCGCCGACCTGCCTTATGTTGCGTTCTTTCCGCTGCGGCTGCAGACCACGATCGAGGACGCCGACATTATCCATGACATGAGGATGGCAGGCAATTTCGGCGCGGACTACACCGGCATCGTCTGCAGGCCCGAGGTGGAGAACAAGGTTCTCCCCGCCTTTGCCCGCTACGTCAGGCATATGAACTGGGCGCGCTTGAATCTCGACAATCTACGAATGTCGGAGCGGCGGGTGCGGCTGCTGCTGGCGTGCTTTCCGAAAGCCAGTTTTCGTTATCGGGAGGCCAACGCAGTCAACAAGGTCGACGGAATCGATAACAGCCTCTGCCCCTATGTGACGCTGCCCGGGGACTGGAATGCCTACCTCGAAACGCTGAGCACCAACACAAGGCAGAAGATTCGGCGCCTGCTGAAGCAGATCGACGCGCCGGGCGAATATCGGATATCGGTCTCCACATCAGAAACTTTCGAGCAGGACCTCAAGACCTTGCTGCGGTTCTGGGAGACAAAGTGGCGTCTCCGCAAGGGGGACCGCACCGACAGCCTCGTGCGCTCGAACGGCGCGATGCTGACGCGCAGTTTCCAATCCGGTCTGGTGTACCTGCCGACGTTCTGGCATGGCGAGCGTGCGGTTGCGGCGCTGGCCACGCTGGTGGATCCGCGCAAGCGGACCTTCTCATTCTACATGACCGGACGTGACGAGACGTTCGAGGGACCGCCGGCGGGAGTGATCCTGCATGCCTTCAGCATTCGCCACGCCATCGCGAACGGCTTTTGCGAATACGACTTCCTGCGCGGCAACGAGCCCTACAAATATTCGTTTGGCTGCGCCGAGCGCAAGATCCGCAACACGATCCTGGAGACCAGGGACGGCAGGAATCTTCGCACCGGCATCGATCCGCGGAGCATTCCGGACGTGTTGCAGAAGGCAACCGAACTGCACAGAAAGGGAAAAATTGCTGAAGCCGAGATGGGATACCGGCGGATTTTAGCCGCGCAGCCGAAACACGCCGACGCGTTGCACCGGCTGGGCCAGTTGTTGGCGGCGAAGGCTGATTTTGTCGCAGCCAAGCGGGTGTTCCGTACCTTGACCGCGGTTCGCCCCGGCGCCGCCAAGGCGTGGCAGTGCCTGGGCCAGGTCTGCGAAAGTCTCGGTGAGCATGAGCAGGCGCTGCGTCAGTATCTCGAGTTCATGCGGTTGCTGCCGGATTCGCCCGACGGGTTTGTCGCGGTCGCCAGATGCATGGCGAAGCTCGGGCGAATTGCGGAAATCAATGCCGCGCTGTTGGCCGCAATCGAACCGGCGAGCGGACCGTCGGTGAGGAAGTGGCGCGATTGGCGAAGCATACCGGATCGGCAGGCCCCGGAACGTTCGATCTCGGCGTAG